From Haliotis asinina isolate JCU_RB_2024 chromosome 8, JCU_Hal_asi_v2, whole genome shotgun sequence, a single genomic window includes:
- the LOC137294637 gene encoding uncharacterized protein, whose translation MTGIRRYGFLPLVACGVLLVAECLQILSFAASFWAWDSSGSLGLWRRWWCLNGPHMGCIHFNYPWNLKGLDGGSVWQSCNTNINNEVFCAPFHWLNAVRGLESVAIICVAIPLVVMPVYIYVSVGLYHRCFLFTMAAFTLLAAVSNIVGVIVYGVALGARQEWAVGWCLFVCLIGGLFDIAGFIILLTAAFLKPDIPPQKFPESTSFYVVGARNTLYAVDGDESGRIDINVSEHGDRSEASKHGGHTNMEHVHSDNDSENGFFTNQEYA comes from the exons ATGACGGGGATCCGTAGATATGGCTTCCTGCCTCTTGTAGCCTGTGGTGTCTTACTTGTAGCCGAATGTCTGCAGATTTTATCCTTCGCTGCTTCATTCTGGGCCTGGGATTCCTCCGGGTCCCTCGGGCTATGGCGGCGGTGGTGGTGTTTGAATGGCCCCCATATGGGATGTATCCACTTTAACTACCCATGGAATCTGAAAG GTCTGGACGGAGGAAGTGTTTGGCAGTCCTGCAACACCAACATCAACAACGAAGTCTTCTGCGCACCATTTC ATTGGCTGAACGCTGTCCGAGGTTTGGAGAGTGTGGCCATTATCTGTGTGGCCATCCCCCTGGTTGTGATGCCCGTCTACATCTACGTTTCGGTGGGGCTCTACCATAGATGCTTCCTCTTTACCATGGCTGCTTTCACCCTTCTGGCCG CTGTTAGCAACATCGTGGGCGTTATTGTCTATGGAGTGGCTCTCGGCGCTCGACAGGAGTGGGCAGTTGGTTGGTGCTTGTTTGTCTGTCTGATCGGTGGGTTATTCGACATAGCAGGCTTCATAATTCTGCTGACTGCAGCTTTCTTAAAACCAGACATCCCTCCCCAGAAGTTCCCTGAATCCACCAGCTTCTACGTGGTCGGCGCCAGGAACACACTGTACGCCGTTGATGGTGATGAAAGTGGCCGTATTGACATTAATGTTTCGGAACATGGCGACCGTAGCGAGGCTTCGAAACATGGCGGTCATACCAACATGGAGCATGTTCATTCAGACAATGATTCGGAAAATGGCTTCTTTACCAATCAAGAGTATGCTTAG